In Pyrus communis chromosome 11, drPyrComm1.1, whole genome shotgun sequence, the sequence AAAAATGAAGATTCTTAAGAAAGAAGTGAAACTGTCCACGGAACCGAAAACTCGAAATGATACAAATACCTTATTGTTTAACTACACAAATAAGGAATGGCATTTAGTCTCTTATTCTGGGTAAAAACCCCAAGGATATGACAGGAATATAATCACTGAAACTATAGCTACACATTCCAACTAGAGCAAGTGCCACATGAGCAAGGCCAGAGTGGCATAAAAAACCCTAACACTGTCGTTCTTCGtgcacaacaaaaacaaatccaaGGACCTTGCGATTTATAATAGCCACTCGAATAACCTTAAACTCTTTGTTTTGAGATGTTCAATCACCGGGTTTCATCCTCAAGAGCACGGAAACCACTTGTGAGGTCCTCGTGTAGCTTCTTAAATTTTGCCACAAGAGCTTCTTCCCCTTCAGCCGGATCCTCAAACTTTTGAGACCTGCATGTAACAGGTAAGAGGGTTAAGACCAATAAGATTTGAAACGTTTCCTGTTGTTCAGCATTATTAAGTTACTTACACTAGGCGGTAAAAGAGATCTCCCAAACGGTGCTTGATTAGGCTGTAACTTATCTTTTGACCATCCATGCCAGCGGCTCTCTCTACAGCCTGCACATTGAGCACCACATAAAATCAGTAAAGGGCCGACGACCATTGCTGATTCAATTAGCCACTCCAAGGTGAACTCAGAAGTTATATATGTATGACAGAAAGCTTAGTTGCggtaaaaagttgaaaacaaatttttttatcaacCTAGAGACAAATTCTTTAGACATCCCAAAGATATTGCTAACGCAGAAATGGTAGGTCATAACAGGAAAGGTAAATAAATGGCAAATAGTTCACCTGATTGGCCAGATTAAAGTAATGGATGATATTCCGCATCATCCAGACGGACTTGTAGAATGGGCAGAACTTGTCATATCTGTCCACCCACGAAAAACATGTAACAGATGAGTAAGCTTACCAGGCCCACCcaaaaactaaaaggaacatatgaataattaaaacagatatAGTTCAAAGAGAGGATTATAGAGCTGGAACTCACGGAGTAAATGCGTTCTGTGCAAGATAATCCTCCCTCAAGAGCTTTGCAGTCTCTAAGGTGATCTTATCTCCTTCAGCCAAAGCATCCTTTCCTACAAGCTGATTTAACCAAAGATATCAGTTTAGGACTATCCAACCATCCATAGATCAGCTAAACCTTGGAGATCTTTCAAACCAGATATCGATCTGATATTACAAAGCCTCAAATGTCCCCCTACTCTTGAAATTTACACGTTTTATAGGACTTATCATACTAACAAATGAAATGGTTTCTGTTTTTGGGATTGGAGAACCTAATCCATataacaagaaataaagacgTACTTGGACTATTTCATTGAGATCATCTTCTCGCTGCAAAACCTCACGTGCCTTTGTCCTGATGTTGATAAAATCAGGATCAAATTGATCATAGAAAGACTCTAATGCCTGCAACCAACAAAAAGGAATGAACAATTAATACCGCTCAATTAGTGATACCAGCAAGAAAAGGCCAACAAGAAAAGGGGTAACAGTCTATGAACATACTGTTGAGTACTTTGAGTAGGAAATAAGCCAGTTCACAGAGGGGAAATGCTTCCTCTGAGCAAGTTTTTTGTCCAGACCCCAGAAAACCTGGAAAAAAGGTAAACTCCCATTGGTGAGAATCATAGAAGGCATCAACACGAAGTCTCTTATTTGGAATGTCATGCCTAAAAATGAGATTGCAAATTATACCTGAACAATGCTAAGTGTTGCAGATGTCACAGGGTCTGAGAAATCTCCTCCTGGAGGAGAAACAGCACCAACAATTGTCACACTGCCATTACGCTCTGGCCCACCAAGACATTTTACTTTACCCGCCCGTTCGTAAAATGATGCTAAACGTGCTGCCAAATAAGCAGGGTATCCACTATCTGCAGGCATTTCAGCCTGTATATAAAAGCAAGAGAAATGCCATTAAAGCGATGAATGTTATATTTCAtttatgaaaaaagaaaaaagcaaaactTCCAAAGTAGTTTGTGAATAAAAATATGccatgtgtgttaaaaagtgaGAGTCCAAACCAATAAAAATGCATCctgcataaaaataaattataagagaGAATTACCAGCCGCCCAGAAATCTCACGCAATGCCTCGGCCCATCGAGATGTTGAATCTGCCATCATGCTGACATTGTAGCCCATATCTCTGAAGTATTCAGCAATAGTAATTCCTGAAAATTTCAAAGACAAAAGGTAAAGAATATGAACACACTTcctaaaataatatttgactCAGTTCACCACACAAGACCAGAATCATCAGCAAGGAAGTTACCCAAATATAAGTAAACTTcccagaaaaattaaatggaaGAGTCCAATTCCTATTTGAGCCATAGCTATGTCTATACTTTTCCAGGCATATGTAATGGACCATCAAAGGTGGTGAAGTGGACTATAAAAATAGCATACATCCTCTTGCACCCGAAAGTTTTCAATAGATTAGTGAAACCTTAGTGAGACATAGCTTAAAAGGTTTACCAGTGTAGATTGAAGCTTCACGAGCAGCCACAGGCATGTTAGAAGTGTTGGCCACAAGTGTTGTGCGCTTCATGACAGATTCTTCACGACCATCAGGCAAAGTCATTGTCAATTGAGGGAAATCCATAAGCACCTGGATCATTGATTAGTTTCAATTGATCAAATCCAAGACAGTCAAAAAGCGTAACAAATGATCTGATTATAGAATAGATACCTCTGCCATTTCATTTCCACGTTCTCCACAACCAACATAAACCACAGTGTCTGAGTTCGAGTACTGCAGACAAGAAAAACATCTACTATGAGTTCCAGTGTAAAAATAAC encodes:
- the LOC137708043 gene encoding V-type proton ATPase catalytic subunit A-like; translation: MPAVYGARLTTFEDSEKESEYGYVRKVSGPVVVADGMAGAAMYELVRVGHDNLIGEIIRLEGDSATIQVYEETAGLMVNDPVLRTRKPLSVELGPGILGNIFDGIQRPLKTIAKISGDVYIPRGVSVPALDKDILWEFQPKKIGEGDHLTGGDLYATVFENSLMEHRVALPPDAMGKVTYVAPPGQYSLKDTVLELEFQGQKKKFTMLQTWPVRTPRPVASKVAADTPLLTGQRVLDALFPSVLGGTCAIPGAFGCGKTVISQALSKYSNSDTVVYVGCGERGNEMAEVLMDFPQLTMTLPDGREESVMKRTTLVANTSNMPVAAREASIYTGITIAEYFRDMGYNVSMMADSTSRWAEALREISGRLAEMPADSGYPAYLAARLASFYERAGKVKCLGGPERNGSVTIVGAVSPPGGDFSDPVTSATLSIVQVFWGLDKKLAQRKHFPSVNWLISYSKYSTALESFYDQFDPDFINIRTKAREVLQREDDLNEIVQLVGKDALAEGDKITLETAKLLREDYLAQNAFTPYDKFCPFYKSVWMMRNIIHYFNLANQAVERAAGMDGQKISYSLIKHRLGDLFYRLVSQKFEDPAEGEEALVAKFKKLHEDLTSGFRALEDETR